The following are encoded together in the Juglans microcarpa x Juglans regia isolate MS1-56 chromosome 2D, Jm3101_v1.0, whole genome shotgun sequence genome:
- the LOC121248868 gene encoding uncharacterized protein LOC121248868 yields MICDKMSMQSNLDCFLQCTTPVVQSQFLPKTEIRNLNRLWHPRERETVEYFTLGDLWNCYDEWSAYGAGVPIVLNNGETLVQYYVPYLSAIQIFTSNSSVNTLREETESGYCETRDSYSDSCSDESESEKLWRWEGCSSEDGGSEQENLCHLNDRLGYLYFQYFERSTPYGRVPLMDKINGLAQRYPGLMSLRSVDLSPASWLAVAWYPIYHIPMGRTIKDLSTCFLTYHTLSSSFQDMDLEDDLERDERKRKEGEGISLPPFGLATYKMQGNVWVSGNCGRDQERLVSLLSVADSWLKQLRVQHHDFNYFSGIRHG; encoded by the exons ATGATCTGTGATAAAATGTCAATGCAATCAAATCTTGACTGTTTCCTCCAATGCACAACTCCTGTGGTACAATCCCAGTTTCTTCCCAAG ACTGAGATTAGAAACCTAAATCGCCTATGGCATCCACGGGAGAGAGAAACAGTTGAATATTTCACCTTAGGAGATCTTTGGAATTGTTATGATGAATGGAGTGCATATGGGGCCGGAGTTCCGATCGTGTTGAACAACGGCGAGACGTTAGTTCAGTACTACGTGCCTTACCTCTCTGCAATCCAAATTTTCACAAGCAATTCATCTGTAAACACTTTGAG GGAAGAGACCGAGTCAGGATACTGTGAGACAAGGGATTCCTACAGTGATTCGTGCAGCGACGAGAGCGAGAGCGAGAAGTTATGGAGATGGGAAGGATGCTCCTCTGAGGATGGAGGGTCAGAGCAAGAGAATCTTTGTCATCTGAATGATAGATTGGGCTACCTTTATTTTCAGTACTTTGAGAGATCAACTCCTTATGGCAGAGTTCCTCTAATGGATAAG ATTAATGGATTAGCTCAAAGATACCCTGGCTTGATGTCATTGAGAAGTGTGGATCTTTCCCCAGCTAGCTGGTTGGCAGTTGCTtg GTATCCAATTTATCACATTCCCATGGGAAGAACTATAAAAGATTTGTCCACATGCTTCCTCACTTACCACACGCTTTCATCTTCATTCCAAG aTATGGACCTCGAAGATGACCTTGAGCGTGACgaaaggaagagaaaggaaGGGGAGGGcatctctcttcctccatttGGTTTGGCCACTTACAAGATGCAAGGAAACGTGTGGGTCTCGGGCAATTGTGGTCGGGACCAGGAGAGACTAGTGTCGCTTTTGAGCGTGGCAGATTCATGGCTAAAGCAATTGAGGGTCCAGCACCATGACTTCAACTACTTTTCAGGGATCAGACATGGCTAA